TATATTTCATACAATTTATATTAGATAATATTCATTTCTTTTCCAACTTTTGTAAAAGCATCTACCGCGCGGTCTAATTGCTCTTTAGTATGTCCTGCAGTAACCATGCAACGTACTCTTCCAGTTCCTTTAGGAACAGTTGGGAATACTATTGGACTTACAAATACTCCTGCTTCAAATAATTTTTTAGAGAACTCTATTGCTTTAGCTTCTTCTCCAATAATAATAGGAGTAATTGGAGTTTCGCTTTCTCCTGTGTTGAATCCTAGAACAGACATTTTTTCTTTGAAGTAACGAGCGTTATCCCAAAGCTTGTCAGTGTATTCTTCACTTTCCATTAGCATTTTTATAGCTTCTATTATTGAACCTACTGCAGAAGGTGTCATTCCAGTAGAAAATAAGAATGGTCTTCCTCTGTTTTTTAGCCAGTCAATAGTAACCTTTTTACCAGCTACATATCCACCAACAACGCCGATAGCTTTAGAAAGAGTACCAATAGTGAAGTCAACTCTTCCATGTAGGTCGAAATGATCTACAGTTCCTCTACCACTATGTCCTAATACTCCTGAAGAGTGTGCATCATCAACATAAGTCATACAGTTGTATTTCTCAGCAAGCTCAACAATTTCTGGAAGCTTAGCAATATCTCCATCCATTGAGAAAACTCCATCAGTTATGATTAATACATTGTTGTATTCAGATCTAGTTTCTTTAAGAACTCTTTCTAAATCTGCCATATCTGAATGCTTGTAAGTAGCTTTTTTAGCTTTAGATAATCTTGCTCCATCTATAATTGAAGCATGGTTAAGCTCATCAGAAAGAATTAAATCTCCTGCTTCAGTAACAGCTTGAATGGTTCCTGCATTACAGTTAAATCCTGATTGGAAAACTAAAACTGCTTCTTCTTTTTTAAACACTGCTAAAAGTGCTTCTAGTTCATCATGGATTTTCATGTTTCCAATGATTGGTCTAACTGCACCTGCTCCAGCACCGTATTTTTCTATAGCTTCTATTGCAGCTTTTTTTAATCTAGGATGATTAGAAAATCCTAAATAGTTGTTTGATGATAAATTGATTGCCATTTTTCCATTGATAGAACATTCTGCTTCATTTGGTCCATCAAGAGTTACTACCTCTTTATAAAGACCTGCTTGCTTTAATTCATCAATCTTTTCTTTGATAAATCCCATTTCATGTATATTTGACATTGTTTTGCCTCCTAACAATTAATCAATTACTCTACCTATATAATACACTATAATTAAAACTTGATGCCTAATTTTTCAGATAATTTCTCAAGCATATCTTTAGTCATTGATTCCATTGTATAGTCAGGTTTCCAGTTCCACTCTTCTCTTGCACAAGAATCATCTAATGAATTTGGCCAAGAGTTTGCAATTGCTTGTTTAACTGGATCTACATCATATGATAATTCAAATTCAGGAATATGTTTTCTGATTTCTCCTGCAAGAATCTCTGGGTCAAAGCTCATAGCTGTAACGTTGAATGCGTTTCTATGAACTAGTTTATCAGGATTTGCTTCCATTAAATCATGAATAGCTTTTATTGCATCTGGCATGTACATCATATCCATCATTGTTCCTTTATCTATGAATGATGCATATTTTTTAGCTTTTAATGCTTCATAATAGATATGAACAGCATAATCAGTTGTTCCTCCACCTGGAAGCGCTTTGTATGAAATAAGACCTGGGAATCTAACTCCACGAGTATCAACTCCGAATCTTTTGTAATAGTAGTCACATAATAATTCTCCAGCTACTTTAGTAACTCCATACATAGTAGTTGGTCTTTGAATTGTATCTTGAGGTGTATTGTCTGGAGGAGTGCTTGGTCCAAACGCTGCAATTGAGCTTGGAGTAAATACGCTAATATTTTTTTCTCTTGCGATTTCAAGAATATTGAATAGACCATTCATATTGATATCATATGCAAGCTGTGGTTTCGCTTCAGCTACTGCTGAAAGTAAAGCAGCTAGGTTTACTATAGTATTAACCTTGTATTTATCGCATATTTCTGCCATTTTCTTAGCATCTAATATATCCAATGACTCGAATGGGCCACTTGTTAACACATTTTCTGGACCATTATTTGTTAAATCACTTGCAATTACATTATCATTACCATATTGCTCTCTTAAAAACATTGTTAGTTCTGTACCAATTTGACCTAATGAACCTGTGATAAGTATTTTTCTCATTACCTAACCTCCATAATTTTATACATATACTATTGTGTTTGTCTAAAATACATTTTGTCAAAATAAACGTTTTTTTAAATACTATTTAGTTTTATTATAACTATAATTAATCTAAAAATAAAGTAAATTATAAAAAAATTTAAATAAAAAACTAACTTGAATAAAATAATCAAGTTAGTTAATGGTATTTTAAAGTGTTTTAATCTAACGCTACATTAACAGAAAGCGCTATTCCATCTACATCAAAGTCGATGCAAACAATATTATCTTTTTGCAGATTAATTTCAATTTCTTCTCCATACATCATGGTTGGAACAGATATGTCTACATTAATTCCATCATTTGAAAAATTTATACTCGCATTAGCAGTAAGCATATTTGATAATTCAGAAAGCGCGCTTTTGGACATGTCATCTAATTCCTCTACCGGCATACCCATCATCATTGTAGAGGCTATTTTTTTAGCCCCATCCATATCAATAGAGTAAACCACATTACCTTTTTTATCACCAACAATACCAAGAGTTAATACAACTCCACTTACTGTAAACTTCTTTCCTTTAAGGCTTATTCCTTTTCTAGTTATGCTAGAAAAACCAACTTGAGGCATTATACCTGTGACAGCTCCTATAAAGGGGTTAATCAATCTTACATCCACTCATCATCCCCCCTTTGAAAGCCAATATTCATAAATATCTCTCCCGCATTACTTTGTAACACCAACGATGTGCTCTTTATTTCTCCAATTGAGATAGTCAAATCCTTCCCATGAAAAATCGTAGGCGGAGAAACTCTAAGGCTCAGACCTCTATTAAAAGTGTTAAGCATTGAGCAAGCATTTCCTCCCACTATATTTCCAAACTCTCCAAAAAAAGCTATCATTTCATCCTTGGCTAACTCACTTTTGTTTAATGCTCGTTTTGCCAATTCTATAATAGTATCATCTGACATATCAATAACCAATCTTCCACAGTGTCTTCCTATAATACCAATAGTCACAGAAATACCTGAAGATTTTTTAGATTTTATATTTTCATTTATTTGTTCTTCATTATGAACTAAGGGAGCTGCTTCCAATTTTTTTAAATAGCTTATTAAAGCTTCCCTGAATGCTCCAAAATAATTCTCAGAAAGCAATCTATATAGTTCTTCTCCAGCAAAGAGTTTATCTATAGCTGAGTTAAACTCATCTTCGTCTATTGGCTTTTGTATATAAGCTCTCGCTCCAGCATCCTTAGCTTGCTTTATAATTTCTGCATCCATCATTGCACTTATAGCCATTACTTTGGCATTTGGACTGTGATTCAGAATTAGCTTTGTGGCCTCTATCCCATCTCCATCTGAAAGAGTCATATCCATAGTCACTAAGTCAGGCTTACAATCTAAAATTTCATCCTTAATTTCAGCTATACTTTGAGCTTCACATACTATTTCAAAACCTTTTTTTTCTAGTAATGATTTTAATATTGTTATTGAGAAGCTAGAATCATCAACTATCATTGCTTTTAATTTACTCATTACTTCCACCACCCACCAAATATGTTTATATATAAACTCTTGTGATTTTATACCCATTATACAGGATTTTTAAGCTAATAACATAAAAATTTACACTACTTTATTCTCAAAATTTGAAATAAAAATCCTCTTCTAGCATAATTATTCTCTATTGATTATAAATATTCAAAAAAAATTTCAAAATTATATATTATTTATTTGAAAATAATACTAAATGTGTGGTAGAATCAATAATTATTAAAATTTGATTTAAGGATGGGTTGGGATAACTTTGTTATATTGCATATTAGAAGATTCGCTTGGATTTATTTTAAACAGAACAAACACTAAGCTAAAAAATAGGCTTCACCAAGAATTCAAAAATTATGATGTGACTCCTGAGCAGTGGTCATTACTAAATTGCGTTTCTATAGATAAACCCATTACGCCTAAGGAAATTTCAGATATAATCTATAAAGATAAACCAAACACAAATCGAATCTTAGAAAAGCTATTTGATAAAAAACTTATATATAAAGTTCCCCATCCTACTGACAGAAGATCTTTTCATGTTTTTTTAACCGAAGAAGGGCTAAAACTTAGAACAAGTCTAGTTCCTATAGCTTACTCCATCACAGAAAAGCTAACTGATGGTTTATCACCAGAAAAAGTGCAAGAGCTTAAAGATTTGCTCAACCTTCTTTATAATAATGCCGATTTTTAGAATTATTCTATAAAACTCATTTATATAAAGGTTTAAACGGTATGAATATTCAGCTCGTAGAGGGTTATATATAAAAAAGTTAAGCCAAAAGGCTTAACTTTTTTATATAGTACTTAAATTGTCAATTGATAGCTCAATCGCTTCTTCTCTGATTTTTTCAGCTTCTGCAAACCACTCATCCGATGAGCAAAAATGTTATCAAAAGCATTAAATAAATAAATTGTAAAAATTATTTAATATTTGCCTTTTTGCATCTTTTAGCTATATAGTCGTATACAGAATTAAAGTCTTCTCTACTTACATAAATTTGATTTCGTTCAAAGCTCTCATTTACATATATTATATTTAGATTCCTTTTAGCCTTTATATTCTTAACCTTAGAAAATTGGCTATATGAGGTTTTTTTAGCATTTGCAAGCAAGCCTGCTCCCATAGCTGTTGGGTTATTAGCCAGCGCTCCAGCTAGAACTGTTATCATGCTCAGAACCTGAGAGCGCTTAAATTGTTTATCCATTTGGATATGTCTAATTCCCTTTTCATCCATTTCAAAAGCCACGCAATATTTTCCTCCATTTAGAACTGCTATTATTATGTAAGCAATTATTGCAAGGCCAACCATAATTCCTCCAGCAATGCCTCCTACGGTTACAAAAGCCTCAATAGCTTCACTAAATCCTCTTTCAAATAATTCTAAAAGGCTAACAAGTAGAGTTGGAAATGCTGTAGCTAGTAGAACTACCTTTAGCAAAGTAATTAATATCCCTGGATTAGTCCACATATTAAGCTCATAAACCCATCTATATACTCCATCTTCTCCTTTGGATATTTCCTTAGATTCATCAAGTAAACTGACTTCTAGTTGCTGATATCCACAAAATTCGCAAAACACACTTCCATCTTTTATTTCCTTGCTACATGATATGCATTTCATTCTATCCCCTCCTTCGATTATCTCTATATTAATCATGATACAACACTGAGAAACTATATATCAACCAAATATTTATTTATAGCTTATTAATCAAAAAACAAAAATGCTCCCTCCATAGAAACAGTTTTATTATTCAAACTATCTACCATAGAGAGAGCATATCCAAATGCTTGAGGCTGCTTTGCTGATTTACTTTAAATTGTTATTTCTATTCTATTCCCATCTGGATCTAAAATGCAGCTCTCATAATAGCCATCGCCTGTTACTCTAGGCTCTCCTACAATTTCATACCCATCACTTCTTAATCTAGCAGTAAGCTCATCTACGTTTTCTTTACTTCCCACTGAAACAGCAAAATGAATTAGCCCAAGATACTGCGAAAAGCTATTATTTAAGTTCAAAGGAATACTTGGCATTTGCATAATCTCTAGTCTACAACCTGAATCAAACATCAAAAAATATGATTCAAAGGATTTGGATGAATTGATATATTTACTTCCTGAAGTACATCCAAAATATTCTGTATAAAAAAGCTTTAGCCTTTCAATATCTGAAGTCCAAATAGCAATATGTTCAATGTTCATTTTCATTATCCTTTCCGAAAGAAAAATATGACTAAGTCTTTATAAAGTATTAGGCTATAGATTGTCATTTATGCACTGAAAATCTATTTTATCAATATAGATATATTTAATTATGATTTTATCCAATTACAATTACTTCAATCAACTTAGTAAACTTTTCCAGGTCTTGTGTAGATAATATAGCCTTATAGGTATCTAAAGCTTCTGCCAATATATTATTGCCGCTTCTACTACTCGGTTCGTAATCAATTGATGTAATCGAGTTTCTTTTAGCCAGTGCCGCTACTTCTCCTAAATTTAATTCATCTAGTATTCTTAGAATTTCATCTTCCGTTAAATCCGCATCTATTAAAACATCCTCTAAATCGCCCAGAGATTTAATCTCTAGCTTTATGATATTTTTCTTATCTGAGAAATGTCTGCATTGCCTTATTTCATCTATGATTTTTCTGTATTTTTCATCGTCCATTTTTATTCCAAAAGAAACTATAAGCTTGTTTGAATTATCATAATATCTAGGAACAACAAAAACTCTATCCAAGGTATTGTTTATAATTGAATTTTCAATCAAAACTGCAAGTTGATTCAAGCTATTATTTAAATACTTAATCAAGGATTCATTTAAATTTAGATCCACCTTAAGTCCTTCTAACCCTGACTTAAGTATATCCTGAATTTGAATTTTAGTTTTTTTATTAAAAATAATAAATAGCTTTTCTAAAGAGCTCTCATCTATTTCTAAATGTCTATAGTCCTTACCTACAAGCTCACATCCTAAAGCTGATAACAGTACCCTCTCATAGATATTAAACGGGATATCACTATAATTTTTATCATAACCACTTAAAAGATTATGGATGTCTTCGCTTGAAAAAAAAGAACAAAATAAGTTTTCATAGTATATCCATTCTAAATATTTATTTATAAATTCAATCCCTTTTAAGGGTTCCATTTTCTGATGCACTGGATAATCTGCAGTGATATGAATTTCATGAGCTCCAAATTCTGGGTAATATAACTTAAAAAAACCATTTATCCCATCTTCAATTGTTGATTTATAAAACACATTATCTGTTTTTACCAATTTTCTCAAGATTGATTTATGGAGCAATTTTGAAGTTATTTTCAGCTTATAGATTTGCTTTAAACCTTTAGTGTAAATATTAAAAATTCCTTCTTTTTTAATATCTTCTATGGCTAAATCTGGATTCTCATAGGTTTTTAGATATACTCCGAGTGTAAATAAAATCGAGGAAAGTAGCTGGGAAGCTGCTTCAATTTTTATTGAGCTACTTTCTGAGCCGTTGTACTTCTCTGTTTGTCTCGCTAATAGCAATAAACAATCAGTTTGTATATTCTCTACCTCATTTGCTGTTAGAAGGTTAACTCTAAAACCCTCTTCTAAAAGAGATTGAAAATAATCCTCGCTTTTTAAGAAGTCTCTATTAATTTTTTTAACTATTTCAATATTATTCAAGTGAATCCTCCTCATCCAAATCCGTCTTATCCTCTGTAATTTTTTCTTTGTACGCATATCTTAGTGTTCTAGCTAGATTATTTAATTCTCTTCCCGATAATAGCTCGAGTGAACCTTGACATATTGAATCATATGAAATCTTCATAAATTTTATAAGCTCATCATCGCTCATTAAGTCATTAGTTTCATTTTTATAATAATAAAATATTTCTAATAACTCATGGATCGTCTCTTCGTAATTGTGCATGGAAATGTATGGAGAATCACAAAATGCTAAAATGATTTTTTCAATCACGCCTGCTCCAAACTCGATTCTTCCGTTATCCTTTAAAGCAGTTACTCTCGTTTCTACTAATGCTGCTGCTTGAGTGTTTGTTAATAGTAGATTATATTTTTCTGTTATATCATTACACGACAAAACTTCTGAAACTGCTTGCTTCAGAAGCAAATTACTGTTTAATAACGAAAGTTCAAAATTCATATTAATTTCTCCTATAAATTATATTGACATACAAAAATAAATGTGTTATGATAGATTTGGATTAATTTGTTCACAATTCTATATATTTAAATTATATCTCATTTTCGAGATTTAGCAAGCTATTTCTATAGCTTCTTTTTTTTGCAAAAAAATTAGAACCATTTTGGCTCTAATTTATATCTTCTTTGATAAGTATCTTTTTTTATATTTTACTTCTGCATATTTTGCAATTTTTTTGATAATCGTATAATTGATTGTCCCTCCCAAGGCTCCAATCAAAGGAATCCCTTGAATGAACTTTCCAACTAGCAAAGCATCAGATAAGGTTTTAGCTGTATCTTTCACAAGCAAATCTAAATCAATATTCGTTTCTAAATTCTTATCAATAGAGTCTCCAAGCATTGATAGTTCATCATTTAATCTCAGCTTTTCCTCTCCTTCACTCATAGCTGCAGCTATTAGCTTAAGAATAAATGCTTTTTCCTCATCACTATCATATTTATATCCATAATTAAGTGCAATCTCATATATAGTCTTCATTATCACTCCAATAAATATAGGAATATCAGGAAGACCCACACCAAAAAAACCTAAAACACTCCCCTCTACAAAGGATAATGAAGTATTTAATCTTTTAGAATCTCTAGCATATTTATCCAGCTTGTTTATACTTTTTCGATTGAGATTTTTATCTAAGATATAATTGTTAACTTCATAATCAGACATAAGCCTATCTTTGTTATAAGTTTTTTCTATAACTATATTTCCTTTTTCAAAAACTAACTGAAATCCTTTGAAAAATGCCGATTCCAATGTGTCCTTAAGCTTTTCAGGGATTTTATCCTGCACTTTATCCATTACAGGAGTAACCTTTGACTTTATGAGCTTATTTTTCTTTTTATTTAAAATCTTTTCTTCTTTTTTGTTAAGTCGCTTAAATTGCCTGCTTAGTTCTTTAGACATAAAAATCACCTTCTATTTCTTAATATTTTAAATTCCCAAATAAGCAATAAATAATTCTGAAAAATAGAACATCAATATTATTCATATAAATTTAACTTAAGCATACTATATGAGTACCCAATTTTATGTATGGGTAATAATATAACAAAGTATCATAGTTTAATAAATTGAAGGTTTTAGAGTGATTTATAAATGAATAGAGGTGTAATCCATGCTCAAATTCATAAAATTTTTATCAATAGCTTTTACTATTACAAGCTTATTAGTTGCATGCAATAAGCTTGATTATTCTAGCGATATGGCTTATATAAAAACTCAAGAAAATATAGATTTTTTTATAGTTCCAGATATTCATTACTTTTCAAAATCAATCTACGATGACAAAGAAGCTTTTCAAAATTTTCTTGCAACTAGCGACGGAAAATTGATTAAATACAGCACAGAAATAATAACTAGCATCAAAGAAGATATCAAAAAAGAAAAGCCTGATTTTCTTATTCTTCCTGGAGACTTAACAACTAGTGGAGATAAAGAAAGTCATATTGAGCTAGCAGAATTACTTAATGAAATAGAACAAATAGGAACTCAGGTTTTAGTCGTTCCAGGAAACCACGATATAGAAAACCCATGGTCTAGAAAATTTATAGGCTCTGATGTCATAAAAACGGACAATATTTCATCTAATGACTGGAAAAATATTTATTATCAATATGGATACAGCCAAGCAATATCAACAGATAAAAGTTCTGCAAGCTATTTGGTTGCTGCCTCTGAAGATTTGTGGATTCTTATGCTCGACTCCACAATTTCTAATGAAAAATCAAAAAATCTATATCCTATTAAAGGTGGAGAGCTTTCAAAAAATACTCTTACTTGGATAAATAGCTGTAGTGAACTAGCAAAAAAAAATAATGCAAAACTAATGGCAGTAATGCATCATAATCTTCTTGAGCACAGTCAAATTTTCAATGATAGCTATACTGTAAACAACAAAGACGAAGTTTTAGATAGCTTTATAAATGCCAATATTGACCTAGTACTTACTGGGCACATCCATATCCAAGACATCAAATCATTTACAAAAAATGAAACTACAATTTATGACATCGGAACTAGCAGTGCCCTTGTTTATCCCAATCAATACGGAACACTTAGATTTAACCCAGCCAACGGCTATACTTATAATACAAAAGGCATCAATCTGGATATATTAGAAACTGAATTCGATAAGGAAGCTTTTGAAAATTATGTCCTAAGTTTATTCATGGATCAATGCTGCAATCAATATAAGGATTGCCTAGCTGAGCTAGATGAATTAAATGATGAAGATTTGGAAAAAGCTTATAGCGTTATAGTGGAAATGAATAAAATGTATTTCTCTGGTTTTAGAAATAATGCTTTAATTAATATCACAGCTTCTGAAGGCTTTAGTATTTTAAAAAATGTATCAAGCTGCTTTGCCCAGGAATATGTTCTTAGCATGCTAAATGATGAATTCGAAAACAACAATACTTTATTTATTCCTTTTTCCAATTGAATCTGTGCTTTTTTTCTTTTTCTTTGCAATGGAATAACCAAACGTACCCAGTGAATTTCCAAGTCCATAGTAGGTTCCATGAGAGTAGCAAATGGGGTTTGCTTGCGAAAGATTGAATTTCCCTTTTGCATCTAGATATTTTTCGTCAACATGAACACCTAAAACTTCAGCCATAAACATATGATGAGAACCTAGATCCTTAATTTCTATTACCCTGCACTCGATATTAACAGGACTTTCTTCAATCATAGGAGCACTTACAAACTCTCCTTTTATAGGTGTAAGTTTATTAATTTTGAATTTATCAAAATCTCTACCAGATTTCACTCCGCAAAAGTCAGTTTCTTTTGCAAGCTTATCAGTTGTTAGATTAATTACAAATTCCTTACTGTCTTTAATCAGTTCATACGAATATCTACTAGGTCTTATTGAAACATATACTAATGGCGGATTAGTACAAAGAGTCCCTGTCCACGCTATCGTAATAATATTTGGACGCTCCATATTACCACAGCTTACCATAACTGCAGGTAGTGGATACACCATATTTCCAGCTTTCCATAATTGTTTTGACATATATATCATCCTTTTCTGTTACTTTATAAAACCTAAGTATAGCAGATATATCATAAATATAAAAAAAGCATTACAGAACTATATAACTCTCTTAATGCTTTTTTAACATTTATTTTCAATAACAACATTAATTTAATTGCACTTTATTAAAGTTGTTAGCCCCATAAATCACTAGCATCACTAGAGCTTCTATTGATTTTCGAGAAATCTGTTTTAATAAAAGAGTTTGTAGACAGTAGTAAAAAAATCAGCCCTATTCCTACAATAATAACGAAAGACATAAAAGGAGTAACAATAAACCCATTTACATCAATTACTAGTCCTTCATTTGCAAGCTGGATAGTTGATAAATGAGTTTTTTCTAATACTATCAT
This is a stretch of genomic DNA from Acetoanaerobium sticklandii. It encodes these proteins:
- a CDS encoding glycine C-acetyltransferase, whose amino-acid sequence is MSNIHEMGFIKEKIDELKQAGLYKEVVTLDGPNEAECSINGKMAINLSSNNYLGFSNHPRLKKAAIEAIEKYGAGAGAVRPIIGNMKIHDELEALLAVFKKEEAVLVFQSGFNCNAGTIQAVTEAGDLILSDELNHASIIDGARLSKAKKATYKHSDMADLERVLKETRSEYNNVLIITDGVFSMDGDIAKLPEIVELAEKYNCMTYVDDAHSSGVLGHSGRGTVDHFDLHGRVDFTIGTLSKAIGVVGGYVAGKKVTIDWLKNRGRPFLFSTGMTPSAVGSIIEAIKMLMESEEYTDKLWDNARYFKEKMSVLGFNTGESETPITPIIIGEEAKAIEFSKKLFEAGVFVSPIVFPTVPKGTGRVRCMVTAGHTKEQLDRAVDAFTKVGKEMNII
- a CDS encoding L-threonine 3-dehydrogenase, with translation MRKILITGSLGQIGTELTMFLREQYGNDNVIASDLTNNGPENVLTSGPFESLDILDAKKMAEICDKYKVNTIVNLAALLSAVAEAKPQLAYDINMNGLFNILEIAREKNISVFTPSSIAAFGPSTPPDNTPQDTIQRPTTMYGVTKVAGELLCDYYYKRFGVDTRGVRFPGLISYKALPGGGTTDYAVHIYYEALKAKKYASFIDKGTMMDMMYMPDAIKAIHDLMEANPDKLVHRNAFNVTAMSFDPEILAGEIRKHIPEFELSYDVDPVKQAIANSWPNSLDDSCAREEWNWKPDYTMESMTKDMLEKLSEKLGIKF
- a CDS encoding chemotaxis protein CheX, with protein sequence MDVRLINPFIGAVTGIMPQVGFSSITRKGISLKGKKFTVSGVVLTLGIVGDKKGNVVYSIDMDGAKKIASTMMMGMPVEELDDMSKSALSELSNMLTANASINFSNDGINVDISVPTMMYGEEIEINLQKDNIVCIDFDVDGIALSVNVALD
- a CDS encoding response regulator codes for the protein MSKLKAMIVDDSSFSITILKSLLEKKGFEIVCEAQSIAEIKDEILDCKPDLVTMDMTLSDGDGIEATKLILNHSPNAKVMAISAMMDAEIIKQAKDAGARAYIQKPIDEDEFNSAIDKLFAGEELYRLLSENYFGAFREALISYLKKLEAAPLVHNEEQINENIKSKKSSGISVTIGIIGRHCGRLVIDMSDDTIIELAKRALNKSELAKDEMIAFFGEFGNIVGGNACSMLNTFNRGLSLRVSPPTIFHGKDLTISIGEIKSTSLVLQSNAGEIFMNIGFQRGDDEWM
- a CDS encoding MarR family winged helix-turn-helix transcriptional regulator, translated to MLYCILEDSLGFILNRTNTKLKNRLHQEFKNYDVTPEQWSLLNCVSIDKPITPKEISDIIYKDKPNTNRILEKLFDKKLIYKVPHPTDRRSFHVFLTEEGLKLRTSLVPIAYSITEKLTDGLSPEKVQELKDLLNLLYNNADF
- a CDS encoding zinc ribbon domain-containing protein, with translation MKCISCSKEIKDGSVFCEFCGYQQLEVSLLDESKEISKGEDGVYRWVYELNMWTNPGILITLLKVVLLATAFPTLLVSLLELFERGFSEAIEAFVTVGGIAGGIMVGLAIIAYIIIAVLNGGKYCVAFEMDEKGIRHIQMDKQFKRSQVLSMITVLAGALANNPTAMGAGLLANAKKTSYSQFSKVKNIKAKRNLNIIYVNESFERNQIYVSREDFNSVYDYIAKRCKKANIK
- a CDS encoding VOC family protein, with product MNIEHIAIWTSDIERLKLFYTEYFGCTSGSKYINSSKSFESYFLMFDSGCRLEIMQMPSIPLNLNNSFSQYLGLIHFAVSVGSKENVDELTARLRSDGYEIVGEPRVTGDGYYESCILDPDGNRIEITI
- a CDS encoding DUF6179 domain-containing protein; translated protein: MNNIEIVKKINRDFLKSEDYFQSLLEEGFRVNLLTANEVENIQTDCLLLLARQTEKYNGSESSSIKIEAASQLLSSILFTLGVYLKTYENPDLAIEDIKKEGIFNIYTKGLKQIYKLKITSKLLHKSILRKLVKTDNVFYKSTIEDGINGFFKLYYPEFGAHEIHITADYPVHQKMEPLKGIEFINKYLEWIYYENLFCSFFSSEDIHNLLSGYDKNYSDIPFNIYERVLLSALGCELVGKDYRHLEIDESSLEKLFIIFNKKTKIQIQDILKSGLEGLKVDLNLNESLIKYLNNSLNQLAVLIENSIINNTLDRVFVVPRYYDNSNKLIVSFGIKMDDEKYRKIIDEIRQCRHFSDKKNIIKLEIKSLGDLEDVLIDADLTEDEILRILDELNLGEVAALAKRNSITSIDYEPSSRSGNNILAEALDTYKAILSTQDLEKFTKLIEVIVIG
- a CDS encoding DUF6323 family protein — translated: MNFELSLLNSNLLLKQAVSEVLSCNDITEKYNLLLTNTQAAALVETRVTALKDNGRIEFGAGVIEKIILAFCDSPYISMHNYEETIHELLEIFYYYKNETNDLMSDDELIKFMKISYDSICQGSLELLSGRELNNLARTLRYAYKEKITEDKTDLDEEDSLE
- a CDS encoding EcsC family protein, whose product is MSKELSRQFKRLNKKEEKILNKKKNKLIKSKVTPVMDKVQDKIPEKLKDTLESAFFKGFQLVFEKGNIVIEKTYNKDRLMSDYEVNNYILDKNLNRKSINKLDKYARDSKRLNTSLSFVEGSVLGFFGVGLPDIPIFIGVIMKTIYEIALNYGYKYDSDEEKAFILKLIAAAMSEGEEKLRLNDELSMLGDSIDKNLETNIDLDLLVKDTAKTLSDALLVGKFIQGIPLIGALGGTINYTIIKKIAKYAEVKYKKRYLSKKI
- a CDS encoding metallophosphoesterase, which codes for MLKFIKFLSIAFTITSLLVACNKLDYSSDMAYIKTQENIDFFIVPDIHYFSKSIYDDKEAFQNFLATSDGKLIKYSTEIITSIKEDIKKEKPDFLILPGDLTTSGDKESHIELAELLNEIEQIGTQVLVVPGNHDIENPWSRKFIGSDVIKTDNISSNDWKNIYYQYGYSQAISTDKSSASYLVAASEDLWILMLDSTISNEKSKNLYPIKGGELSKNTLTWINSCSELAKKNNAKLMAVMHHNLLEHSQIFNDSYTVNNKDEVLDSFINANIDLVLTGHIHIQDIKSFTKNETTIYDIGTSSALVYPNQYGTLRFNPANGYTYNTKGINLDILETEFDKEAFENYVLSLFMDQCCNQYKDCLAELDELNDEDLEKAYSVIVEMNKMYFSGFRNNALINITASEGFSILKNVSSCFAQEYVLSMLNDEFENNNTLFIPFSN
- a CDS encoding flavin reductase family protein yields the protein MSKQLWKAGNMVYPLPAVMVSCGNMERPNIITIAWTGTLCTNPPLVYVSIRPSRYSYELIKDSKEFVINLTTDKLAKETDFCGVKSGRDFDKFKINKLTPIKGEFVSAPMIEESPVNIECRVIEIKDLGSHHMFMAEVLGVHVDEKYLDAKGKFNLSQANPICYSHGTYYGLGNSLGTFGYSIAKKKKKSTDSIGKRNK